A genomic segment from Pseudomonas sp. M30-35 encodes:
- a CDS encoding TRAP transporter small permease encodes MKNTLLRVNDVIYTSCIWVAGLSVAIMALIIPWGIFTRYVLGSGSSWPEPVAILLMVLFTFIGAAASYRAGAHMAVTMATDRMPQHLQRYIEVLVQLLMATICLFMLIWGIKLCAATWNQFNPSLPDIRVGLCYAPIPVGGALTLIFILERLFFGDQSHRRAVDYEQSEETSEAVS; translated from the coding sequence ATGAAGAACACCCTGCTACGCGTCAACGACGTGATCTACACCAGCTGCATCTGGGTTGCCGGCCTGTCTGTGGCAATCATGGCCCTGATAATTCCCTGGGGCATTTTCACCCGTTATGTCCTCGGCAGCGGTTCCAGTTGGCCTGAGCCTGTGGCCATCTTGTTGATGGTGTTATTCACCTTTATTGGCGCAGCTGCAAGCTACCGTGCCGGTGCACACATGGCTGTGACCATGGCCACCGACCGCATGCCACAACACCTGCAACGTTATATAGAAGTGCTGGTGCAGCTATTGATGGCGACTATTTGCCTGTTCATGCTGATCTGGGGCATCAAGCTGTGCGCAGCCACATGGAATCAGTTCAACCCTTCCCTACCAGATATACGGGTTGGCTTGTGTTACGCCCCCATTCCTGTGGGTGGTGCTTTAACCCTTATCTTTATCCTTGAGCGCCTGTTCTTCGGCGACCAGAGCCACCGTCGCGCGGTCGATTACGAACAATCCGAAGAAACCAGCGAGGCCGTGTCGTAA